A genomic segment from Rubrobacter tropicus encodes:
- a CDS encoding MBL fold metallo-hydrolase, translating to MEILPGVHRIESDLGERFVCQYLLVGEDRKILVDTGLSGTPEGVIVPYLEGIGLSVDDLDEVFVSHADVDHCGGNRALKEMNPRLRFLCGESDRAWVEGNDRILAEIYRWSEPYGFGLDGESLAWIRAELGGDCPVDTGLRGGETLRLGAGRRVEVLHLPGHTPGHLGLWDPDSGAAIVIDAALERGIYDRAGTLLQPPRYFDATTYRATIRKLRAMNPEYLLTAHYPQMQGQEALDFLDRSLEFTDRVHEVTREGIKGGITGLKELTELADEKLGPYPDFAIEIGAAIRAHM from the coding sequence GTGGAGATCCTGCCTGGAGTGCATCGCATCGAGTCAGACCTCGGCGAGCGGTTCGTGTGCCAGTACCTGCTGGTCGGGGAGGATAGGAAGATCCTTGTGGACACCGGCCTCTCCGGCACGCCGGAGGGCGTTATCGTCCCCTATCTCGAAGGCATCGGGCTTTCGGTGGACGATTTGGACGAGGTCTTCGTCAGCCACGCCGACGTCGACCACTGCGGCGGCAACCGGGCCTTGAAGGAGATGAACCCGCGGCTCCGCTTCCTCTGCGGCGAGTCAGACCGGGCCTGGGTCGAGGGCAACGACAGGATACTCGCCGAGATCTACCGCTGGTCCGAGCCCTACGGCTTCGGCCTGGACGGGGAATCGCTGGCCTGGATCCGCGCGGAGCTCGGCGGCGACTGCCCAGTGGACACCGGCCTGCGCGGCGGAGAGACCCTTCGCCTCGGTGCCGGCCGTCGCGTCGAGGTCTTGCACCTGCCGGGCCACACCCCGGGCCACCTCGGCCTCTGGGATCCCGACAGCGGGGCCGCGATCGTCATAGACGCGGCCCTCGAAAGGGGCATCTACGACCGCGCCGGCACCCTCCTCCAGCCGCCCCGCTACTTCGACGCCACAACCTACCGCGCCACGATCCGCAAGCTCCGCGCCATGAACCCCGAATACCTCCTCACCGCCCACTACCCGCAGATGCAGGGGCAGGAAGCCCTCGACTTCCTCGACCGCTCCCTGGAGTTCACCGACCGGGTACACGAGGTAACGCGGGAAGGAATAAAGGGCGGCATCACCGGCCTCAAAGAGCTGACGGAGCTGGCCGACGAGAAGCTCGGTCCGTACCCGGACTTCGCCATCGAGATCGGGGCCGCCATCCGCGCCCATATGTGA
- a CDS encoding MBL fold metallo-hydrolase — MDIISGIDGLRVGERALAFWGMGQVGVAIQGPESVLYVDPYLTDSDGEGGSLERAFPPPLRPDEVRNADAVLLTHDHIDHTDPDTVLPLSGASPEARFVAPFTSRETLVESGLASDRLVEPEVGEPVEVAGAKVTAVPSAHTELEHDAGRGYPYFGYVIEWNGVTVYHAGDTVIYDGLIERLSGWEIDVAFVPINGRDYFRTARGIAGNTDFREAAELAEALNFGLIVPTHYDLFAFNGADPGHFVSYLYGLNPMRRHKLLLPGELLYFAK; from the coding sequence ATGGACATTATCTCCGGTATCGACGGGCTGCGGGTGGGGGAACGGGCGCTCGCCTTCTGGGGGATGGGGCAGGTGGGGGTGGCGATCCAGGGCCCCGAGAGCGTGCTGTACGTCGACCCGTACCTGACCGACTCGGACGGCGAGGGCGGGAGCCTCGAACGCGCCTTCCCTCCCCCGCTGCGTCCCGACGAGGTCAGGAACGCGGACGCGGTTCTCCTCACCCACGACCACATAGACCACACGGACCCCGACACCGTCCTGCCGCTCTCCGGGGCGTCGCCGGAAGCCCGGTTCGTCGCCCCTTTCACCAGCCGCGAAACGCTCGTGGAGTCCGGACTGGCCTCCGACCGCCTCGTCGAGCCGGAAGTTGGGGAACCGGTCGAGGTCGCCGGGGCGAAAGTGACGGCGGTCCCTTCGGCGCACACGGAGTTGGAGCACGACGCGGGGCGCGGTTACCCATACTTTGGGTACGTGATCGAGTGGAACGGGGTCACCGTCTACCACGCTGGGGACACCGTGATCTACGACGGCCTCATAGAGAGGCTATCCGGCTGGGAAATAGACGTCGCCTTCGTCCCGATCAACGGCCGCGACTACTTCAGGACGGCGCGGGGCATCGCGGGCAACACGGACTTCAGGGAGGCCGCGGAGCTCGCCGAGGCCCTGAACTTTGGCCTGATCGTCCCCACCCACTACGACCTCTTCGCCTTCAACGGCGCAGACCCGGGCCACTTCGTGAGCTATCTGTACGGCCTGAACCCGATGCGCCGCCACAAGCTGCTGCTCCCGGGCGAGCTTCTGTATTTCGCTAAATAG
- a CDS encoding HpcH/HpaI aldolase family protein yields MRENRVRSIWEGGGVVLNGWLHVPSSFSAEVMAHAGYDSLTIDLQHGPPDMGSVIPMLQAISTTDVVPFARVNWNDPGTIMKLLDAGCYGIICPMIEGREDAEAFVGACRYPPEGYRSYGPFRANLYGGPDYAANANEAVVTVAMIETREALEDLEGILSVPGLDAVFVGPSDLGQALGHGPGMDREEPEVVEAIVRVVGAARDKGLAAGIFTGSTGYAGRMIEAGFNFVNVSSDVRFLADGASAAAAALREKRPPER; encoded by the coding sequence GTGCGGGAGAACAGGGTGAGGTCCATCTGGGAGGGCGGCGGCGTGGTGCTCAACGGCTGGCTGCACGTGCCCAGCTCCTTTTCGGCCGAGGTCATGGCCCACGCCGGCTACGACAGCCTCACCATAGACCTGCAGCACGGTCCACCCGACATGGGGAGCGTCATTCCGATGCTACAGGCGATATCTACAACCGACGTCGTACCCTTCGCGCGGGTGAACTGGAACGATCCGGGCACGATCATGAAGCTATTGGACGCTGGCTGCTACGGCATCATCTGCCCCATGATCGAAGGCCGCGAAGACGCCGAGGCTTTCGTCGGGGCCTGCCGCTACCCGCCCGAGGGCTACCGCAGCTACGGCCCGTTTAGGGCGAACCTCTACGGCGGCCCCGACTACGCGGCGAACGCCAACGAGGCCGTCGTGACGGTGGCGATGATCGAGACCAGGGAAGCCCTCGAAGACCTGGAAGGCATCCTCTCCGTCCCGGGCCTGGACGCCGTCTTCGTCGGGCCTTCGGACCTGGGCCAGGCCCTCGGGCACGGGCCCGGGATGGACCGCGAGGAGCCCGAAGTGGTCGAGGCGATCGTCCGGGTGGTCGGCGCGGCGCGGGACAAGGGCCTGGCAGCCGGCATCTTTACCGGCTCCACGGGGTACGCCGGGCGCATGATCGAGGCCGGCTTCAACTTCGTCAACGTCTCCTCGGACGTCCGATTTCTGGCGGACGGCGCCTCGGCCGCGGCCGCGGCCCTCAGGGAAAAACGTCCTCCAGAGAGGTAG
- a CDS encoding golvesin C-terminal-like domain-containing protein, whose protein sequence is MRRISLVGVTMFVASIMAVFLSLLVVAEAKSEPGPPTARALEELEGVEDRVLNESPKNPYHQVVDNSSSNFEAKGYQSKQVAGSAFGKGYAVATEKAGPVSFKMKVPRTRYYSVWARWPAGGENAQAARLGIPAAGGTKWEEVDQSKDGGMWVRIGAYKMQKGQRDIRLESGGGRAVADAVMIVGDALVGKDGRTASVADPYTFAADEEDRSSYDSSGSLSKSSTTTKAGQPTGADVLRVAKRHLGTPYGHNRCRNDVQEDCSCHTKLVFKRFGQSLPDSPVYQWNMDRGYKIYGKTRLRAGDVVFHDLDRDGRLRSHFADHVSIWAGRGNIIHASTYFGRVVVSEERYLGGYWGAKRFALR, encoded by the coding sequence ATGCGTCGGATCTCGTTGGTCGGTGTCACCATGTTCGTGGCTTCCATCATGGCCGTGTTCCTGTCTTTATTGGTAGTCGCGGAGGCGAAGTCCGAACCTGGACCACCCACCGCCAGGGCCCTGGAAGAGCTCGAGGGCGTGGAGGACCGGGTCTTGAACGAGTCCCCGAAGAACCCCTACCACCAGGTAGTAGACAACTCCAGCAGCAACTTCGAGGCGAAGGGCTACCAGAGCAAGCAGGTGGCCGGAAGCGCTTTCGGCAAGGGGTATGCCGTCGCCACCGAGAAGGCGGGGCCCGTCTCTTTCAAGATGAAGGTTCCCCGGACCCGCTACTACTCCGTTTGGGCCCGCTGGCCCGCCGGTGGTGAGAACGCCCAGGCGGCGCGCCTCGGCATCCCGGCGGCGGGCGGGACGAAGTGGGAAGAGGTGGACCAGAGCAAGGACGGCGGTATGTGGGTCAGGATCGGCGCCTACAAGATGCAAAAAGGCCAGAGGGACATCCGGCTCGAGTCCGGCGGCGGCAGGGCGGTTGCCGACGCCGTCATGATCGTGGGCGACGCCCTCGTTGGCAAGGACGGCCGGACGGCCAGCGTCGCCGACCCATACACCTTCGCCGCGGACGAGGAGGACCGGAGCTCGTACGACTCCTCGGGGTCTCTCTCCAAGAGCTCCACGACCACGAAGGCGGGCCAGCCTACCGGCGCCGACGTCCTGCGGGTCGCCAAGAGGCACCTCGGCACCCCCTACGGCCACAACCGCTGCCGCAACGACGTTCAGGAGGACTGCTCCTGCCACACGAAGCTCGTCTTCAAGAGGTTCGGCCAGAGCCTCCCGGACTCCCCGGTCTACCAGTGGAACATGGACAGGGGATACAAGATCTACGGTAAGACCCGCCTGCGGGCCGGCGACGTCGTCTTCCACGACCTGGACAGGGATGGGCGGCTCCGCTCCCACTTCGCGGACCACGTCTCGATCTGGGCCGGCAGGGGCAACATCATCCACGCCTCGACCTACTTCGGGCGCGTGGTCGTGAGCGAGGAGAGGTACCTCGGCGGATACTGGGGAGCCAAGAGGTTCGCGCTCAGGTAG
- a CDS encoding aldose 1-epimerase family protein: MGTDAVPEGTGRRLGRGQFLRGAAVGGAALALSLGAPRGAEAQGMTGAGAYLPTGGQFEIVHGDQSAIVTEVGATLRSFSVAGLELLDTFGVDEMSDASRGQVLLPFPNRVDGGLYEFEGEEQQLPLTEAAANNAIHGLTRWLDWTPLRWTASGVTLCQRLYPQDGYPFLLALQIEYSLSDLGLTVATTATNVGDSPLPFGAGHHPYLTVGTRTIDAATLRLPARTTLETNDRLIPTGRSSVAGTDFDFRDGREIGATQLDTCFTDVIPEADGFTRVYLTHPDGSPQITLGMDPSHGFIQVYTGDTLPEEDQRRGIAIEPMTCAPNAFNSGDGLRVLAPGESFTSVWGMVCR; the protein is encoded by the coding sequence ATGGGTACCGACGCCGTACCGGAAGGTACCGGACGAAGGCTCGGCCGCGGCCAGTTCTTGCGCGGCGCGGCAGTGGGTGGGGCGGCCCTCGCCCTCTCGCTGGGCGCACCGCGCGGGGCTGAGGCGCAGGGCATGACAGGCGCAGGGGCGTACCTGCCCACGGGCGGGCAGTTCGAGATAGTCCACGGCGACCAGAGCGCGATAGTCACGGAGGTCGGCGCCACGCTTCGCTCCTTCTCCGTCGCGGGCCTGGAGCTTTTGGACACCTTCGGGGTGGACGAGATGAGCGACGCCTCGCGCGGGCAGGTGCTCCTCCCGTTCCCGAACCGGGTAGACGGCGGCCTCTACGAGTTCGAGGGGGAGGAGCAGCAACTCCCGCTCACCGAAGCAGCCGCGAACAACGCCATCCACGGCCTGACGCGCTGGCTCGACTGGACGCCCCTGCGCTGGACGGCCTCTGGCGTGACCCTGTGCCAGCGGCTCTATCCGCAGGACGGCTACCCGTTCCTGCTGGCGCTCCAGATCGAGTACTCCCTCTCGGACCTCGGCCTCACGGTCGCGACGACGGCCACCAACGTCGGGGATAGCCCCCTGCCTTTCGGCGCCGGCCATCATCCCTACCTGACCGTCGGCACCCGGACCATCGACGCGGCGACGCTGCGACTGCCGGCCCGGACGACCCTCGAAACCAACGACCGGCTCATCCCGACCGGGAGGTCGTCGGTCGCCGGGACGGACTTCGACTTCCGGGATGGGCGTGAGATCGGGGCCACCCAACTCGACACCTGCTTTACCGACGTGATCCCCGAGGCCGACGGCTTCACCCGCGTGTACCTCACCCACCCCGATGGCAGCCCACAGATCACGCTCGGCATGGACCCGTCCCACGGCTTCATCCAGGTCTACACGGGCGACACCCTGCCCGAAGAGGACCAGCGGCGCGGCATCGCCATAGAGCCGATGACCTGCGCCCCCAACGCCTTCAACTCTGGCGACGGCCTGCGCGTCCTCGCCCCGGGCGAATCGTTCACGAGCGTGTGGGGAATGGTTTGCAGGTAG
- a CDS encoding ATP-binding cassette domain-containing protein, whose translation MENENNGRDFLRAENVVKRFGAVSVLKGVDMHVKKGEVLGLIGDNGAGKSTLLKTITGFHRPDSGRILIEGKEVNLRSVSQARSLGIQTVYQDLALVNELSVFHNMFLNGELTVGPFLNNRKMKEKTARYLEDMGVRIPSIDTEVARLSGGQRQAIAVARAVYSDAKMLLLDEPLAAMGAKEGALILDLIQRLKDERGIPMILIVHNYAQVFDVCDRVNLLRNGRIEYDKPVAETSVEELTELVVAEYRKARAGNTGDGQ comes from the coding sequence ATGGAGAACGAAAACAACGGCCGGGACTTCCTGCGCGCCGAGAACGTGGTCAAGCGCTTCGGCGCGGTCTCGGTCCTAAAGGGCGTGGACATGCACGTCAAGAAGGGCGAGGTGCTGGGACTCATCGGGGACAACGGCGCGGGCAAGAGCACGCTGCTGAAGACGATCACGGGTTTTCATCGTCCGGACAGCGGGCGCATCCTCATAGAAGGCAAGGAGGTGAACCTCCGCTCCGTCTCTCAGGCCCGCTCTTTGGGCATCCAGACCGTCTACCAGGACCTGGCGCTGGTCAACGAATTGTCGGTCTTCCACAACATGTTCTTGAACGGGGAGCTGACCGTCGGCCCCTTCCTGAACAACCGCAAGATGAAGGAGAAGACGGCCCGCTACCTTGAAGACATGGGCGTGCGCATCCCGTCCATAGACACCGAGGTGGCCCGCCTCTCCGGCGGCCAGCGCCAGGCTATAGCCGTGGCGCGGGCCGTCTACTCGGACGCGAAGATGCTGCTCCTGGACGAGCCGCTGGCGGCGATGGGGGCGAAAGAGGGGGCGCTTATCCTAGACCTGATCCAACGCCTCAAGGACGAGCGGGGGATACCCATGATCCTCATAGTCCACAATTACGCCCAGGTCTTCGATGTCTGCGACCGCGTGAACCTCTTGCGCAACGGCCGCATCGAGTACGACAAACCAGTCGCCGAGACGTCCGTGGAGGAACTGACGGAGCTCGTCGTAGCCGAGTACCGCAAGGCCCGCGCGGGCAACACCGGCGACGGACAATAA
- a CDS encoding ABC transporter permease: MSETTAQKTSEAGPRERGFGGRLLTALVRVREVSVLIVAVGLVLYFQAANSAFLSEQNILSLARFAVPYVVIASALCLLLICGELDLSVGQSFAFAPIVMYLAYDELFLVLPLAVLAGILAVAVVGLVNGLITVYLGVSSLITTLGMFFLLAGLNVTLTGGFPATTPDTNALTQILGEYPWAGTIWALVIVAVLQLVLSRTRWGLHTYATGGNPLGSREAGVGVARIKIGNFIMCAVLGGFVGIIESFRINSIDPLAGGPDIVLLCIASAVIGGTALLGGIGTVTGAFLGALVLVILRNGFTLQGINADTFNIVLGAAILVAMILNVYVARLRGAGRV, encoded by the coding sequence TTGAGCGAGACTACCGCGCAGAAGACATCCGAAGCCGGGCCGCGGGAGCGGGGCTTCGGCGGCCGGTTGCTGACCGCGCTTGTCCGGGTGCGGGAGGTGAGCGTGCTCATCGTCGCGGTTGGGCTGGTGCTCTACTTCCAGGCCGCCAACTCAGCCTTCCTCTCCGAACAGAACATCCTCTCGCTCGCCCGGTTCGCCGTGCCGTACGTGGTCATAGCGTCGGCGCTGTGCCTGCTCCTGATCTGCGGCGAGCTAGACCTCTCGGTCGGCCAGTCGTTCGCGTTCGCCCCGATCGTCATGTACCTGGCCTACGACGAGCTCTTCCTCGTGCTGCCGCTCGCGGTGCTCGCGGGCATACTCGCCGTGGCGGTCGTCGGGCTCGTCAACGGCCTGATCACGGTCTACCTCGGCGTCTCCTCGCTCATCACGACGCTGGGGATGTTCTTCCTGCTCGCCGGCCTGAACGTGACGCTCACCGGCGGCTTCCCCGCGACCACGCCGGATACGAACGCCCTGACCCAAATCCTGGGCGAGTACCCGTGGGCCGGGACCATCTGGGCCCTGGTCATAGTCGCCGTGCTTCAACTGGTCCTATCGCGTACCAGGTGGGGGCTCCACACGTACGCGACGGGCGGAAACCCGCTCGGATCTAGAGAAGCAGGTGTCGGGGTGGCGCGCATCAAGATCGGCAACTTCATCATGTGCGCCGTGCTCGGCGGGTTCGTCGGGATCATCGAGTCTTTCCGCATCAACTCGATAGACCCCCTGGCCGGCGGGCCCGACATCGTGCTCCTTTGCATAGCGTCCGCGGTAATCGGGGGTACGGCGTTGCTGGGTGGGATCGGGACGGTGACGGGCGCGTTCCTCGGGGCGCTCGTGCTCGTAATCCTCCGCAACGGCTTCACCCTGCAGGGGATCAACGCCGACACCTTCAATATAGTCCTGGGGGCGGCGATCCTGGTAGCCATGATCCTCAACGTCTACGTGGCCCGCCTGCGCGGCGCGGGGAGGGTCTGA
- a CDS encoding sugar ABC transporter substrate-binding protein — protein MGGRGSGTVGFGDLRLGRRQFLAGGALASAGLLLAGCRQEAQQASQGGSGGSGGNFPDTPEYNFVFVNHVTTNPFFVPTQYGIEDAEALLGTKSQWTGSETSVVREMVGAMDSAISGNADGIAVSIVDPEAFNDPIQRALDQDIPVIAYNADGAADQENPALAYVGQDLFQSGVEMGNRIVDIVDEGLVALFIATPGQLNIQPRIDGARQAIEDSGANIEIQQVTTGAELPEERSRIEAWYNGHQDVAGMFAVDAGSTQGVAQVMEQFGLAEQGVRAGGYDLLPEILKLMKAGHIDFTIDQQPYLQGFLPIMQLYLYKISGGVTGPAETNTGLIFVTPDTVDRYLQTESRFEGDSEQQKIVEAPA, from the coding sequence ATGGGCGGGCGTGGATCCGGCACGGTTGGTTTCGGCGACCTCAGGCTGGGGAGGCGGCAGTTCCTGGCGGGGGGTGCGCTGGCTTCGGCCGGGTTGTTGCTAGCCGGGTGCCGGCAGGAGGCGCAGCAGGCGAGCCAGGGGGGATCCGGGGGGTCGGGTGGCAACTTCCCTGACACGCCGGAGTACAACTTCGTCTTCGTCAACCACGTGACCACGAACCCGTTCTTCGTGCCCACGCAGTATGGGATCGAGGACGCCGAGGCGTTGCTCGGGACCAAGTCGCAGTGGACGGGGTCCGAGACTTCCGTGGTCAGGGAGATGGTGGGGGCGATGGACTCGGCCATCTCGGGGAACGCCGATGGGATCGCGGTGTCGATCGTGGACCCCGAGGCTTTCAACGACCCCATCCAGCGGGCGCTGGACCAGGACATTCCGGTGATCGCGTACAACGCGGACGGCGCGGCGGACCAGGAGAACCCGGCGCTCGCGTACGTGGGGCAGGACCTGTTCCAGTCCGGGGTCGAGATGGGCAACAGGATCGTCGATATCGTGGACGAGGGTCTCGTTGCGCTGTTCATCGCGACGCCGGGCCAGCTCAACATCCAGCCTAGAATCGACGGGGCCAGGCAGGCCATAGAAGACTCGGGCGCCAACATCGAGATCCAGCAGGTCACCACGGGCGCGGAGTTGCCGGAGGAGCGCTCCAGGATAGAGGCCTGGTACAACGGCCACCAGGACGTCGCGGGAATGTTCGCCGTGGACGCGGGGAGCACCCAGGGTGTGGCGCAGGTGATGGAGCAGTTCGGGCTCGCCGAGCAGGGCGTCAGGGCCGGCGGGTACGACCTGTTGCCCGAGATCCTCAAGCTCATGAAGGCCGGTCACATAGACTTCACGATAGACCAGCAGCCTTACTTGCAGGGCTTCTTGCCGATCATGCAACTCTACCTGTACAAGATCTCCGGCGGCGTAACGGGCCCCGCGGAGACGAACACGGGCCTTATCTTCGTCACCCCCGACACGGTGGACCGTTACCTGCAGACCGAGTCGCGCTTCGAGGGGGACTCGGAGCAGCAGAAGATCGTAGAGGCGCCGGCCTAA
- a CDS encoding SDR family NAD(P)-dependent oxidoreductase: MAALSNKKALVTGAGMGIGQGIAVELASQGAQVAVHYAHTEPEGTVAEIEKLGGKAFTVQGDLSKVSECERVVDEAAKALGGLDTLVNNAGVTKALDFLDTDEETYDSLFDLNMKGYFFLARRAVPFMRERGRGSITNITSIHGFAGLPRHTAYAATKGAINAFTRQLSIELADEKIRVNAVGPGIIEVPRYFDDPNYSSEFGNTLVPWGRVGRPKDIGPTVAFLASDAADFVTGQVLYADGGTTARMGLWWEQG, encoded by the coding sequence ATGGCCGCCCTATCGAACAAGAAGGCCCTCGTAACCGGCGCCGGCATGGGCATCGGGCAGGGCATCGCGGTTGAGCTCGCCAGCCAGGGCGCACAGGTCGCCGTCCACTACGCCCACACCGAACCGGAAGGGACCGTCGCCGAGATAGAGAAGCTCGGCGGCAAGGCCTTCACCGTCCAGGGAGACCTGAGCAAAGTCTCAGAGTGCGAGCGGGTGGTGGACGAAGCGGCGAAGGCGCTCGGCGGTCTCGACACGCTCGTCAACAACGCCGGCGTTACGAAGGCTCTGGATTTTCTGGACACCGACGAAGAGACTTACGACTCCCTCTTCGACCTGAACATGAAGGGGTACTTCTTCCTGGCCCGGCGGGCCGTGCCTTTCATGCGGGAGCGGGGCAGGGGAAGCATAACAAACATCACCTCCATCCACGGGTTCGCAGGGCTGCCCAGGCACACGGCCTACGCGGCCACCAAGGGCGCCATCAACGCCTTCACCCGCCAGCTCTCCATCGAGCTCGCGGACGAGAAGATCCGCGTGAACGCCGTTGGTCCCGGCATCATAGAGGTCCCCCGCTACTTCGACGACCCGAACTACTCCTCGGAGTTCGGGAACACCCTGGTCCCCTGGGGCCGCGTCGGACGCCCGAAGGACATAGGACCAACCGTCGCCTTCCTCGCCTCCGACGCCGCCGACTTCGTGACGGGCCAGGTCCTCTACGCAGACGGCGGCACGACGGCGCGTATGGGCCTCTGGTGGGAGCAGGGGTAG
- a CDS encoding mandelate racemase/muconate lactonizing enzyme family protein, with amino-acid sequence MKITHAETFVVGTEWRNLTIVRVHTDEGLTGLGEVRMVNHTDALVGYLAEAIPRHLVGHDPFRIEDLVKKMGRDDFSRAGEVMSSGIAAFETACWDIVGKALDQPVYNLLGGPVRDKVKAYANGWYRVERTPEEFHAAAKKVVEKGYRALKLDPFGPGHYEMEREEKLKAVALVEAVRDSIGPEPEILLEMHGRFSPATAIEMARMLEPFGLGWVEEPVPPVNLKALKKASDGIRSTVATGERIHQRLEYREVFELQAADVIQPDISHIGGLLETKKLAAWADAYYVTIAPHNVGGQINTAAALHLAACTTNFRIQEYFNDFADPWVRETAPGLPEVVDGYFELPKGPGLGVELNEEVIAAHPKQDVHFNLFAEGWEKRETTRAPGF; translated from the coding sequence ATGAAGATCACGCACGCCGAGACCTTCGTCGTCGGCACGGAATGGCGCAACCTCACGATCGTCCGCGTCCACACGGACGAAGGCCTGACGGGCCTCGGCGAGGTCAGGATGGTCAACCACACGGACGCCCTGGTCGGGTACCTGGCCGAAGCCATCCCGCGCCACCTCGTCGGGCACGACCCGTTCCGCATCGAGGACCTCGTAAAGAAGATGGGCCGCGACGACTTCTCGCGCGCCGGCGAGGTGATGAGCAGCGGTATAGCGGCTTTCGAGACCGCCTGCTGGGACATCGTCGGCAAGGCCCTCGACCAGCCCGTCTACAACCTCCTCGGCGGGCCCGTCCGCGACAAGGTAAAAGCCTACGCAAACGGCTGGTACCGCGTCGAGCGCACGCCCGAGGAGTTCCACGCCGCCGCGAAGAAGGTGGTGGAGAAGGGCTACAGGGCGCTCAAGCTCGACCCGTTCGGACCGGGACACTACGAGATGGAGCGGGAGGAGAAGCTCAAAGCCGTCGCGCTCGTCGAGGCCGTCAGGGATTCTATCGGGCCGGAGCCCGAGATCCTGCTCGAGATGCACGGTCGCTTCTCCCCGGCCACCGCCATCGAGATGGCCCGGATGCTCGAACCGTTCGGCCTGGGCTGGGTCGAGGAACCCGTCCCGCCCGTGAACCTGAAAGCCCTCAAGAAGGCCTCGGACGGAATCCGCTCCACTGTCGCCACCGGGGAGCGCATCCACCAGCGCCTCGAGTACCGCGAGGTCTTCGAGTTGCAGGCTGCCGACGTCATCCAGCCGGACATAAGCCACATAGGCGGCCTGCTCGAAACGAAGAAGCTCGCGGCGTGGGCCGACGCGTACTACGTCACCATCGCGCCGCACAACGTCGGGGGCCAGATCAACACGGCCGCCGCCCTGCACCTCGCAGCCTGCACGACGAATTTCCGTATCCAGGAGTACTTCAACGACTTCGCCGACCCCTGGGTCCGCGAGACCGCCCCGGGCCTGCCCGAGGTGGTAGACGGCTACTTCGAGTTGCCCAAAGGCCCCGGCCTCGGCGTCGAACTGAACGAAGAGGTCATAGCCGCCCACCCGAAACAGGACGTCCACTTTAACCTCTTCGCGGAGGGCTGGGAGAAGCGCGAGACGACGAGGGCCCCGGGGTTCTGA